One genomic window of Lytechinus variegatus isolate NC3 chromosome 1, Lvar_3.0, whole genome shotgun sequence includes the following:
- the LOC121407611 gene encoding motile sperm domain-containing protein 2-like isoform X1 — MAGVATPTDETRQKIEENKENIEELRRKFFEENAQDDPEFDARDLDWIRSSDAYMYHVLLIGKMNLDIALEKLTRILKWRKEYGVNDLTFDSFPEYLQQMGGLYSHATDKNGHRILWYRVKHYQKGPENQMWAKKMTVYWLNKLQKEDPENRIVVLEDMTGAGVSNMDIDLIRFKIQCFELYFPALVEMLYIYDMPWILNTLWKIVEKILSQQAREHIKFIRGKEVQTYMDPESLPAHMGGTDPYEWVYVPEDHEVEDAGEEMEDDDEEKIGDASFRSLDGDGDPSLLPIVNAARSLRQPRQPKKVHFQDDVDGKENVDPDHSSSGRKIQRKLGSHRRKPKIMEAHAGPLVTIRPGELLVFAPPASISGSEGISASLTITNTTDKKVAYKMKITTPERYKVRPSMGPINPGSSIHITITLLSGPGEYVVRDKFLIMSSDPGDASFKTTSEITYFWKNVQTENVVEHRMSCIFNPLKSSKGEPSHPTDKNMQNVLDKLKSMEEQMSELRSQNSRMIWLQSLLFFIIMLVFLYVFIFKTNEGAVLSPAPPSPCSEATEKFLRGAREGL, encoded by the exons ATGGCTGGAGTCGCAACCCCAACCGATGAAACTCGACAGAAAATCGAG gaaaataaggaaaacattGAGGAACTTCGAAGGaaattttttgaagaaaatgctcaag ATGACCCAGAGTTTGATGCGAGAGATTTGGACTGGATCCGAAGCTCTGATGCCTACATGTATCATGTCCTTCTCATTGGAAAGATGAACCTTGATATTGCTCTGGAAAAACTCACCAGGATATTGAAATGGAGGAAAGAATATGGAGTGAACG ACCTTACCTTTGACTCCTTCCCTGAATATCTCCAACAAATGGGTGGTTTATATTCTCATGCAACAGACAAGAATGGGCATAGAATCT TATGGTACCGGGTAAAGCACTATCAGAAGGGTCCTGAGAATCAGATGTGGGCTAAAAAGATGACTGTTTACTGGTTGAACAAACTACAGAAAGAAGATCCAGAGAACAGGATTGTAGTATTAGAGGATATGACAGGTGCAGGAGTATCAAATATG GATATAGATTTGATTAGATTCAAGATCCAGTGCTTTGAGCTATACTTTCCAGCTCTAGTTG AGATGCTGTATATCTATGATATGCCTTGGATACTTAACA CTCTATGGAAGATTGTTGAGAAGATCCTCTCCCAGCAAGCCAGAGAACACATCAAGTTTATCAGAGGGAAAGAGGTTCAGACCTACATGGATCCAGAATCATTACCAGCACATATGGGCGGCACA GATCCCTATGAGTGGGTCTACGTCCCTGAAGATCATGAGGTGGAGGATGCAGGCGAAGAgatggaggatgatgatgaggagaagATTGGAGATGCGTCTTTCAGATCATTGGATGGTGACGGAGATCCATCTCTCTTACCCATTGTTAATGCAGCTCGGTCGTTAAGACAACCTAGGCAACCAAAAAAG GTTCACTTTCAAGATGATGTTGATGGCAAGGAAAATGTTGATCCAGATCATTCGTCATCAGGTAGAAAAATTCAA CGGAAACTTGGCAGCCACCGTAGAAAACCAAAGATTATGGAAGCACATGCTGGGCCATTAGTGACCATTAG GCCTGGTGAACTACTTGTCTTTGCACCTCCTGCTAGTATATCAGGTTCAGAGGGGATTTCAGCCAGCTTAACCATCACTAATACCACCGATAAGAAGGTTGCTTACAAG ATGAAGATAACTACTCCGGAGAGGTATAAAGTTAGGCCTAGTATGGGTCCTATCAACCCAGGCTCTTCAATACATATTACAATTACACTTCTCTCAG gTCCCGGAGAGTATGTGGTAAGAGATAAGTTCTTAATCATGAGCAGTGATCCTGGTGATGCATCGTTTAAAACCACCTCAGAAATCACATACTTCTGGAAGAATGTTCAAACAGAAAATGTTGTGGAGCACAG GATGAGTTGCATATTTAATCCCTTGAAGAGCTCTAAAGGAGAACCATCACATCCAACAGATAAGAATATGCAGAATGTACTTGATAAG TTAAAATCAATGGAAGAGCAGATGAGTGAATTAAGGAGTCAGAATTCTAGAATGATCTGGTTACAGAGTTtactcttcttcatcatcatgttAGTCTTCCTTTATGTCTTCATTTTCAAAACCAACGAGGGCGCTGTTCTTTCTCCTGCTCCTCCGTCACCTTGCTCTGAGGCCACTGAGAAGTTCTTACGAGGAGCGAGAGAAGGCTTGTAA
- the LOC121407611 gene encoding motile sperm domain-containing protein 2-like isoform X2, producing MYHVLLIGKMNLDIALEKLTRILKWRKEYGVNDLTFDSFPEYLQQMGGLYSHATDKNGHRILWYRVKHYQKGPENQMWAKKMTVYWLNKLQKEDPENRIVVLEDMTGAGVSNMDIDLIRFKIQCFELYFPALVEMLYIYDMPWILNTLWKIVEKILSQQAREHIKFIRGKEVQTYMDPESLPAHMGGTDPYEWVYVPEDHEVEDAGEEMEDDDEEKIGDASFRSLDGDGDPSLLPIVNAARSLRQPRQPKKVHFQDDVDGKENVDPDHSSSGRKIQRKLGSHRRKPKIMEAHAGPLVTIRPGELLVFAPPASISGSEGISASLTITNTTDKKVAYKMKITTPERYKVRPSMGPINPGSSIHITITLLSGPGEYVVRDKFLIMSSDPGDASFKTTSEITYFWKNVQTENVVEHRMSCIFNPLKSSKGEPSHPTDKNMQNVLDKLKSMEEQMSELRSQNSRMIWLQSLLFFIIMLVFLYVFIFKTNEGAVLSPAPPSPCSEATEKFLRGAREGL from the exons ATGTATCATGTCCTTCTCATTGGAAAGATGAACCTTGATATTGCTCTGGAAAAACTCACCAGGATATTGAAATGGAGGAAAGAATATGGAGTGAACG ACCTTACCTTTGACTCCTTCCCTGAATATCTCCAACAAATGGGTGGTTTATATTCTCATGCAACAGACAAGAATGGGCATAGAATCT TATGGTACCGGGTAAAGCACTATCAGAAGGGTCCTGAGAATCAGATGTGGGCTAAAAAGATGACTGTTTACTGGTTGAACAAACTACAGAAAGAAGATCCAGAGAACAGGATTGTAGTATTAGAGGATATGACAGGTGCAGGAGTATCAAATATG GATATAGATTTGATTAGATTCAAGATCCAGTGCTTTGAGCTATACTTTCCAGCTCTAGTTG AGATGCTGTATATCTATGATATGCCTTGGATACTTAACA CTCTATGGAAGATTGTTGAGAAGATCCTCTCCCAGCAAGCCAGAGAACACATCAAGTTTATCAGAGGGAAAGAGGTTCAGACCTACATGGATCCAGAATCATTACCAGCACATATGGGCGGCACA GATCCCTATGAGTGGGTCTACGTCCCTGAAGATCATGAGGTGGAGGATGCAGGCGAAGAgatggaggatgatgatgaggagaagATTGGAGATGCGTCTTTCAGATCATTGGATGGTGACGGAGATCCATCTCTCTTACCCATTGTTAATGCAGCTCGGTCGTTAAGACAACCTAGGCAACCAAAAAAG GTTCACTTTCAAGATGATGTTGATGGCAAGGAAAATGTTGATCCAGATCATTCGTCATCAGGTAGAAAAATTCAA CGGAAACTTGGCAGCCACCGTAGAAAACCAAAGATTATGGAAGCACATGCTGGGCCATTAGTGACCATTAG GCCTGGTGAACTACTTGTCTTTGCACCTCCTGCTAGTATATCAGGTTCAGAGGGGATTTCAGCCAGCTTAACCATCACTAATACCACCGATAAGAAGGTTGCTTACAAG ATGAAGATAACTACTCCGGAGAGGTATAAAGTTAGGCCTAGTATGGGTCCTATCAACCCAGGCTCTTCAATACATATTACAATTACACTTCTCTCAG gTCCCGGAGAGTATGTGGTAAGAGATAAGTTCTTAATCATGAGCAGTGATCCTGGTGATGCATCGTTTAAAACCACCTCAGAAATCACATACTTCTGGAAGAATGTTCAAACAGAAAATGTTGTGGAGCACAG GATGAGTTGCATATTTAATCCCTTGAAGAGCTCTAAAGGAGAACCATCACATCCAACAGATAAGAATATGCAGAATGTACTTGATAAG TTAAAATCAATGGAAGAGCAGATGAGTGAATTAAGGAGTCAGAATTCTAGAATGATCTGGTTACAGAGTTtactcttcttcatcatcatgttAGTCTTCCTTTATGTCTTCATTTTCAAAACCAACGAGGGCGCTGTTCTTTCTCCTGCTCCTCCGTCACCTTGCTCTGAGGCCACTGAGAAGTTCTTACGAGGAGCGAGAGAAGGCTTGTAA